From Oncorhynchus mykiss isolate Arlee chromosome 25, USDA_OmykA_1.1, whole genome shotgun sequence, a single genomic window includes:
- the mrpl33 gene encoding 39S ribosomal protein L33, mitochondrial, with product MFLTAVNLAKAKSKTVLVQMVSAAGTGYCFNTKRNRLRDKLVLRKNDPFVNKHVLFHEKKKIRSI from the exons ATGTTCCTCACTGCTGTAAATC TGGCCAAGGCCAAGTCAAA GACTGTCCTAGTGCAAATGGTGAGTGCTGCTGGGACAGGTTACTGCTTCAACACCAAGAGGAACCGACTACGCGATAAACTGGTGCTGCGAAAAAATGACCCTTTTG TAAACAAACACGTCCTCTTTCACGAAAAGAAGAAGATCAGGTCGATTTAA